From Falco naumanni isolate bFalNau1 chromosome 4, bFalNau1.pat, whole genome shotgun sequence:
TGACAGAAGATGCACACAATGGCAAAACTTAGCATGTCTAGACTATGTCAAAACCCACAAATACTTTACTCAGATGTTTAATTCTGGAAAGATTTAAAGATATATGTAATCAGCAGAGCCTTGTAGGCCACAGACCTCTGTGGATGATGGGACCAGATATCTATTAAACATCTGGTAGCTTTCATTCCGTGGAGCAGAACAGGCATGTAATATTAACTGCTGGCCTGGGAGTCatgctttgtttctgaagaactgGATGTGGCGAGCAATATTTCATTACACATGAGCACAAAACATTGTATCaggaaaaagttttatttataatgttAATTACTACAGTAAGGGCAACCAACATAAATTACACAACATAGGTGAACTGTTTGTGCAatgtaaaaggggaaaaaaatactagcaTGTTTGGCACTAGAATTCGCGTATTTTCCCTACACTATGGTATTTGCATTACTGGCACTGACATGCAGAATAGCACCAAAACTGGTGACCacttaaaaaatgctttaaccCATGAGCCGCAGGAGCTACTAACAAAGACATAGATGGTGTATGAACGGTTTTGTTAATAATTTGCGCtgctttgaagtatttttatttctttaaaaagcaaagatgcCTACAAACGTATAAATTCAGGGTGACATTTTATGAGCTAGAAAAAAGCTAATCAACTAATATCTTTCTGGGTTTCTTTATGCTTACTTGGGGAGAACTTAGCATAACCTATGCAGTAATGATGTGTACCACAGCTTCCAATGACAGAATAGTCCAATGTAAGTTAAAGAACTCCAAATTACGTTTTTATATCTTAACCAACTAAACACGCTGATATACCAATTTACAGAagctttttgtcttgttttaaatAGGAAGTCTGACACTAAAGTTGACACCAGCTGGCTCAGtcagaaataaagtttaaagctaagatttctttaaacattttgtaCAAACTCAGATGAAAACAGTTGTGATGTGCAGTGGGCAGAAGAATTATACAGACCAATGAAAAATGCCTCTTTCGAGATAAAGCTCTGGTTCCACATAACTAGTTACCATTCCTGGTAACTATACAAAGCTATGAGATACCAGGCCTTAAATGTACCAGTTCAGCAGCAGTTCTCTTAAactggaataaagaaaaagtaatttaatttaatggAAATTTCTTATGCAGATATTGCCACAGTCCCAGTAAACGCTGGGATAGGCTACACTAGCATGCTGCTTCTTCCACTCTATTTTACATTCTGCCTACAAGTATCAGTCCACCACTTTCAACCACCAGTCCTCTGACCAGGGCCTACATAACATCActtgaaaaaacaacaacaaaaaagaacatCATAGAGGTATTTGGGTTTAGGTATAACAAACATATGGATACTATTTAGTCATGAAACAATACTTATTTAAGGTCAGTTCTCTCACAATCATCATAGGAATAGATACGTATCAGCCAAAAGATGGCATTCCGGGTCCTTGGCCCTTAGAAGTCCTCATACTTCAAATCTTAACCATGAAGGTGTATTTTAAGATAATCGTTAAGTCTTTTAAGAATAGGCTACTTTTTAATTtccaccacccccacctcccccagttTTCATAGATGGATTTATGCTTTTTCAGCTTGGGGTAAAAAAGACCACTGTTTCTCAATCACACATTAAAAATCTTACTGTGTGCTTGGATAAGGAGACAAGAACTACTGCAGCTGCAAAGTTCCTATTCCAAAGTAGGAAAACAAATGTGGCACCTTTTATCTAAACAGATGTGTTCCTAATGTATCTTGAATAATAACTTCCTagttgaatttaaaaaaaaaaaaaaacaacaactcaGCAAAAAGGCCCattgtatttgtttattctgtTCCTGGGATAACATATTTCCAGTGTGAGAACAAGTGTGTGATGAATTCTCTTCATAGGAATaactaggaaaatatttttattaaattcctGTCACTTAAAATTCTCCAAACCCAGTGAAAATAATGTTGGCTAAATGTCAGAAAGCATAAATCAAAAGCAATACATAAGACACAATTTGACTTAAACCTTTAGTATTTGCAATGACACATGACTAGGAAAAGATCTATGGTGCTTCTACAGGAAAGACAGTTCATAAATTGCCCTTATAAGCTCCAgcatatttcagaagaaaaacccaaaggaacagaaaataggCATACCATTATACAGaatgttttcctaaaatttcACTATTTAACGTACACCAGTGAAGCAAATTTGCTGGGGGAAAAAGCCACTAGTTAATTAGGCTTTGCtcagaattaaagaaaactttgaGAGCCAGGATGTCTTCTCTCGCACTGTAGTGGCTTTGAGAATAGGGAAGGAAAGATGCAGTCTTAAATGCCTCTACTTTGTCCTGAATATTAGACATGATGTGATAAGATACCgaaaagaaaaagctggtgAGTGAAAACATACTCAGTAAGGAAGAGACTGAGCTAAAAGGTCTGGATTCTTAACGCATGGACATCAGAATCATGAACAAATGCTGGATTGGCTTCTTTCATAAcctgggaaaagaagaaaaaaaagctagcaAAAAGTTCCTCCTGTGAAACTTACTCagatttatttcaggaaaaaactcACCTAATTAATCAAGCATGTACTGCTCAAAATAAAGCAggtaaaaataatcaaaacaaattttccACTCCACTCAAGCAGACCAACTTCTGTCCACCCTCAAAAAACAATGCAGCAGCAATTTAGGACacaattttaaatgaagttaatCTAAGAGCATGCTTGTGTGATGACAAGATACTGCACATCTGCAGAAGCCAGCAAGTTCTGGAATCTGATAACTCTGATTTCCACCATTTTTGCTTCAAAATCTTTAATGCGGTATACTACACCTTCCCCTATAAGCAGATTTTTAGGTATAAATACCGAAGCTTTCAGTTACTCTTCTAGTTTACCAAGACTGCCTGTGCAAAACTGTCAtttctcaccaaaaaaaaatcttacaacCCCCCCTGAAAACAGCTTACCTTGCCATAACCATATTCTACCATATTATTGGTCACACTTTTTCCCAATAAGCAAGTTCTAGTTCAGAGCTGCTCGAAGACATTTGCAGACTTCTTCCAGATTATCTAAAATGTCACCCTCCTACTCCAAATATGACTTCCCACACCAGCACAATGCAGTTACCACTgcaaaaggattatttttcatAAGGCCTAGCCCCAGCTAACTACAAGAGCCAGGAATTAAGATGCTCATAGCAATGCCCCTTTGACTGCGCCAAGCCTTATCCCTTCTCTTCAAGGTTTCTTCAGACGGCCATTGTGTTTTTGAGGCAAATCTGCTGATCACCTCCATGCACAACACTGTGCTTCATGCTCCTGAGCAGGCCTGGAGCACACTTCATATTCTCCAACCGCTAAAAAGTGGGACCGGATCAAAAGTTTGATCAAAGTAACACCTCTCCATGAAAGCAGACTGTAAGGACTCAGCACAAACTACCATACCATGCTCCGCTCATACTGACACTGCCACTAACCACAAAACTTCCATGAAAGCTGTCTAAATTCTGCCTTTAGATGGGAGAAAGGAACATGGTTTGCACACTGCTTTAGTCCAGAAGTGTGTGCAAAGTGTGGGCAGTTGGATACTGTCCAGCCTCATGTATAACACAGTTtccaatttatttattaaatttgcaACGTGGTATTTTGGGCATTATCTTCTTTCTCTCATCATCCTTAACAGCCTCATATACCCTTCGTATCTAGGCATTTCCTCCTGCCCTTAGAAGCTTATTTACCCCATTGGCGACATCTTACAAAGCCAAACAACGCCAACAGGGAAGGCAAGTCATTGAATGGATGGGTATGCAGTCTACTTTGTTTTCAGTACACTTTCCAACACCTGCCTTTCACTCTGAATTTGTTTGCTGTTGAAAGAGAAGAATCTTTAAAATGGGAATTATTTCTGAAGGGCATCCTAACCACCCTGACGAGGCATTTGTGGAGCTGGAGCTACGTTCAACTGCATCTTCGCTTGCAGCTTTGTCAGGAACCTACTaggcaggaggtggggagaaagaatgaaaattcatCCTTTGATGTACTTGTAGGTGGCTTAGTCCTCCGAATGCCGTTtgctcaaaacaaaacaaagtccTTAATCCGTGGTAAACCGTACCTATTGCTTTTGGCAGGTTTCTaaatacaagaaacaaaaaaaaaaaaaaaaaaaaaaaaagaaaaagaaaaagaaaaagaaaaagaaaaagaaaaagaaaaaaggggtgttggggggtggggcagaCGACAACCAGTTTACTTCtgttcccttcccccttcccgATGCGCAGCTCTATCTGCAGCCCATGTGGCTGGGAGGCAGCCACAGCCGGTTCCAATTCCTACTTTCCCACTTTGCGCCCCTGCTCGCTGCCGGGGCTGAGCCGAGCCAGGACCGGTCGCGgctccctccccccgccccccctctcCCCCGCTCCATCCGATCCTCCGGTCCCCCAGGGCACAGTGTGGGAAGTACGAATTTCCGCTGAGTTTTCTGGGCAAGTTTCGGAGCTCGTCTTTCTCCTGCTCCCCGCTCCGCCCTCCCTCCCCgctccgcccgccccccccccccgcccctgggACAGCCGGCGGAGCAGCGGGCAgccgcgccgtgccgtgccgtgccgcgccgctccgcccgcaccccgcccgcccccccgcggcAGCACCGGCCCCGCGACCGCCGAGCCGCAGCCTGCGGGCCGCGAGGGGCGGCGgagcccgggcggcggcggcccgcaGCCCTCCCGGCCGCTCCGTGCCCCCCGGCCGGCTCGGGCGAGCCCATGGTGCCGGGCACCGCGACCtgcagccgccgccgcgcccgcccgcccggcgcggAGCTCAGCCCGGCGCGGAGCAGAGGAGTGGCCGAATAgcagccgcggcgggggggATGCCGGAGAGAGACAAAGCCGGCGGGGGAAGCAGCCCACGGCTCGTCCCGGGATGGGGGCGCCGCGCCGGGTCCGCCTGATGTTGCTGACGCGGGTGCTCTGGGGCTCggtccccctcttcctcctgctgctgcctgcggcCGAGCCCATCTGCCCCGAGCCATGCgactgccagcagcaccagcacctcctCTGCACCAACCGGGGCCTGCGCTCCGTGCCCAAGGCGGCCGAGCCCCAGGATATCCTCACCTACAGCCTCGGGGGCAACTTCATCGCCAACATCTCCGCCTTCGACTTCCACCGCCTGGCAGGGCTCCAGCGCCTGGACCTGCAGTACAACCGGATCCGCTCGCTGCATCCCAAGGCGTTTGAGCGCCTGGGTCGGCTGGAGGAGCTCTACCTGGGCAACAACCTGCTGCTGGCGCTGGCCCCTGGCACCCTCAGCTCCCTGGCCAAGCTGCGCATCCTCTACGTGAATGCCAACGAGATCGGCCGCCTCAGCGCTGCCTCCTTCTCTGGCCTCAGCAGCCTCGTCAAGCTGCGGCTGGATGGCAACGAGCTGGGCTCACTGGGCGACTCCACTTTCTCAGGGCTACCGAACCTACTCTACCTGCACCTGGAGTCCAACCGCATCCGCTGGCTGAGCCGCGGTGCCTTCACCGGCCTGGCTAAGCTGCGCTTCCTCGACCTGTCAGGCAACCAGCAGAGCTCCCTTCGCCACCCAGACGTCTTCGGGCCACTGCGCTCCCTCCAcacgctgctgctggccagcaacaacctgcagcagctgacagGGGGGCTTTTCCAGCACCTGCCTGGCTTGGCGAAGCTCTCGCTCAGTGGCAACCGACTGGCTCACCTGGCCCCAGATGCCTTCGCGGGGCTGGGTTCGCTGAAGGAGCTGCGCCTGGAGGGAAACCTGCTGAGCCACCTGCCCGCTGCCCTGCTGGAGCCGCTGAGCAGCCTGGAGGCGCTGGACCTGAGCCGCAACGCGCTGACCGCCCTGCACCCTGCCACCTTCGGCCGCCTCGGCCGCTTGCGGGAGCTCAGCCTGCGAGACAACGTGCTGGCCACTCTCCCAGGCGAGCTCTTCGCCTCCAGCCCGGCTCTCTACCGCCTGGAGCTGGAGGGGAACGCCTGGAGCTGCGACTGCCGCCTCCGCGGCCTCAAGCACTGGCTGGGGGCCTGGCACTCCCAGGGCCGCCTGCTCACCGTCTTCGTGCAGTGCCACCTGCCGCCCGCCCTGGCGGGCAAGTACCTCGACTACCTGCAGGACGCCCAGCTGCCGCCTCCGCAAGACGGCGGCCCCTGCCACGACGGTGCCGCTCCCGcctccgcgccccccgccgccggccgccgaGGGGCTCGGCGGCAACAGCAGCGGCGCGGGGGTGCCCCGCGGGCCGCCGCCGTCCGCCTCCACCGCCCGCCTGCTGGGGGCGCCCGAGAGCGCGGCGGCGCCCAGGGCCGCGGCGGAGCCGGGCAGCCccacgccgccgccgccgcccgcccgcccggccgcctcCGGACCGGCGCCGCCCAGCGCCCCGTGGCCCCGGCGGGCCGGGAAGCCCCGCGCTGCGCCGGCCGCCGGGGTCCCGCCGCTGGTGTCCGACCCGTGCGACTTCAACAAGCTGTTCCTCTGCAACCTGTCGGTGGAGGCGGTGGGCTCCAGCTCGGTGACGGTGCGCTGGGCCGTGCGGCCGCACCGCAGCCCCCGCCTGCTGGGGCCGGTGAGGTTCCGCCTCCTCTTCGACCGCTTCGGCGCCGCCGTCAAATTCCAGCGCTTCGTCTACCTGCCGGAGCGCGGGGAGCCGGCTGCCACCCTGCGGGAGCTCCGCCCGGACACCCCCTACCTCGTCTGTGTCGAGGGCATCCTCGGCGGCCGCGCGTGCCCGGTAGCACCGCGGGACCACTGTGCCGGGCTGGTCACCCTGCCCGAGGGCGGcgtggcggcgggcgggccccGTGGCCCTGACCAGCAGCTCCTCACGCTGGTGCTGCTGGCGGTGAATGCGCTGCTGCTCTTGGCGGCGTTGGCCGCCTGGGCCTCCCGCCTGCTGCGCAAGAAGGTGctggggcggcggcggcggaaGGCAGCCCCCGTCCACGTCCGCCAGCTCTACTCCACCCGCCGGCCCCTCCGCTCCATGGGCACCGGTGTCTCCGCTGACTTCTCAGGCTTCCAGTCGCACCGGCCAccccgcgccgccgcctgcGCCCTCAGCGAGGCCGACCTCATTGAGTTCCCCTGCGAGCGCTTCATGGATAGCGGCGGCGGCCGCCACGGCGATGACCACCTGCTGCAGCGGTTCACCGACTGAGCCCGCCCAACTACGGCTCCCGGCGGGCACCGCGCAGAGGCGAGCGGTGGGCACTGCTGGGCAACGGGGCCCACCGGGAGCTGTGGTCGGCGCGGCGAGGGGAGGCGGCCGCTGGGCTGAGGGTacggccgggccccgccgggctGCCGCCTCCTCAGGGAAAGCTGCGTGCGGTCGCTGCCCTCAGCCACGCTTACTGCAGGCCGGGACTGATGCCGTGTGTGAGGTGGGCTTAGTCGGTCACCCCTGATGGAAGGTCGCCGTTCCTCAGAATCATCGCTAGCCAAGCAAAAGCCGCGACTGGGCAGCTGCTCGGTGCCATGAGGGGAGAGAAGGGCGGGAGCTCGTGcgagcagcagcaggtgcctTACGCCAGCTCAGAGCCGTGAACTGAAGCGTGCCGCTTTACAGGTGGCTTTCTCGGACTGCAGCTGGGCCGTTCCAAGGCACCGGCGCTTCCTAATTAAAAATTTGGACGGAGGGTTGTCTTCTAATGTAGTACAACCAGTGAGTTGTCTAGAGGGCTTGAAACACACATTTTGTGCTGAACAGTTTGAAGACTGTGCCATCTTAACTCGCACTGAACGTGAGGCAGTTTTAACGTGCACGGGTGtgttttcatactttttttgtAAACGGGAAACAATAATGCAGCTGGTTAGTTTTGCAGGAATGTATTGCTGACACCACTAGGAAAAACTGAGTTCTGTAATATGTTTACAAATgagctattttaaaattctttttttcaataaatactGCTTGGTACTTGCACACAGTAATGTGTGTGGTAGTTGTCTGAGTCTGTGATGGTCAGTGGATCGCTGACCCTCACATAATCCATTTCTAAATGGGTGGATGCAGAGATGAGCTGTTGATGGATAAATAATATTGGTGcctttcttcagaaacagtaaTAGGTGAGAATATTTCAGGAATGTGAAGCAGTCTTTATCCTAACAGGCAATTCTCTCTTAGCCTTAGCCTACTAAAATTAGAAGCTTTATGTACCtcactgtgaaataaaacatttttgtatatTAATCTAGATTCTGTGTTTTGTGTAGCTGAGTGAGTAGTGCTGAAGTTAAACCTTTATGCAGTAGTATATGATGTTtgagttggttttgttttgttgttggttgtttttctttaatttgacTTTTGTCTTTGGTTTTAGAGCAATGCTAATCATTTTTTGATCA
This genomic window contains:
- the TRIL gene encoding LOW QUALITY PROTEIN: TLR4 interactor with leucine rich repeats (The sequence of the model RefSeq protein was modified relative to this genomic sequence to represent the inferred CDS: deleted 1 base in 1 codon), encoding MGAPRRVRLMLLTRVLWGSVPLFLLLLPAAEPICPEPCDCQQHQHLLCTNRGLRSVPKAAEPQDILTYSLGGNFIANISAFDFHRLAGLQRLDLQYNRIRSLHPKAFERLGRLEELYLGNNLLLALAPGTLSSLAKLRILYVNANEIGRLSAASFSGLSSLVKLRLDGNELGSLGDSTFSGLPNLLYLHLESNRIRWLSRGAFTGLAKLRFLDLSGNQQSSLRHPDVFGPLRSLHTLLLASNNLQQLTGGLFQHLPGLAKLSLSGNRLAHLAPDAFAGLGSLKELRLEGNLLSHLPAALLEPLSSLEALDLSRNALTALHPATFGRLGRLRELSLRDNVLATLPGELFASSPALYRLELEGNAWSCDCRLRGLKHWLGAWHSQGRLLTVFVQCHLPPALAGKYLDYLQDAQLPPPQDGGPCHDGAAPASAPPPPAAEGLGGNSSGAGVPRGPPPSASTARLLGAPESAAAPRAAAEPGSPTPPPPPARPAASGPAPPSAPWPRRAGKPRAAPAAGVPPLVSDPCDFNKLFLCNLSVEAVGSSSVTVRWAVRPHRSPRLLGPVRFRLLFDRFGAAVKFQRFVYLPERGEPAATLRELRPDTPYLVCVEGILGGRACPVAPRDHCAGLVTLPEGGVAAGGPRGPDQQLLTLVLLAVNALLLLAALAAWASRLLRKKVLGRRRRKAAPVHVRQLYSTRRPLRSMGTGVSADFSGFQSHRPPRAAACALSEADLIEFPCERFMDSGGGRHGDDHLLQRFTD